DNA sequence from the Callospermophilus lateralis isolate mCalLat2 chromosome 2, mCalLat2.hap1, whole genome shotgun sequence genome:
TGAACAGTGTGTGAAAGCAGAGAGTTGAGTATGGGCACTGCTCAAGGACATGTCCTGTGTGGCTGGATTGAGGGGAACACTCTGGTGACCAAGAGGAGTTATGTTTTATCCTAGGTGTAATGAGGAGTCAATGAAAATATCTGGGTATGGAAGTGACAAGATCAAATTTACTTTTAAGAAAGAGCACTCTGTTTATAGGGCTGGAAGCTAGTCAACCAGTCAGAGGCTGCTAAAGGAGTCTAAGTGAGAAATGATGAAGGCTTGGATCAAGGATATAGGCTGAAGGAAAGTAGATAGGAGGAAGACTCAACAGGACTTCATAGCAGACTGGAAAGGAGtaggtgaaggaggaaaaagtgtACAAGGATTACTCCATTCAGGCTGTAGGGCTGACAAGGTAACCCTCCTCCTAGATAGAATGAACATttcaacttttcctcttctacctCCTCCACCTCAGATGCCCTGCATGCTTAGGTCTCTCCATCCTAGAAGCACCTCATTTAATCCTCCTTCCCTCTTAAACTAAGCCTTCCGGCTTCTCCTTCACAGCCAAAACATTATTCACTGCATAATTCTCCTATACTCTGCTTTGTTACAGGCTCTGGGGTTACAAGATGAATTAACAGAGTCAGGAAGGAGCGGCCTTTGAGAACCCAAGTTCTGAACTTTGGCCTTGCTCTTTGATCCAGACCTGCTCCCTCCTTGATGGGCGGGGTTCCCTGACTCAGCCCCACTCCCATGTCTTAGATCTCTGGGGCTGTTTTAACTGGTGCCATCAACAGACATCACCTCCTCCTGATGCAGACCTTCCAGCAAGCCTTTATCTGGCCAGCCAGCACAGCACATGGGTTCTGTACTGTTCCTCTGCATCAGGACATCACTTGACCGCATGAGAAGAAAAGTATCACAAGCTAAAGACCAGAAGTGAGGGGGACTATAAGGTACCATCGGGTCAGTGCCTCCTACCGTCTTCACAGCTTGGTAGACTGATGAGGCTTTGCAAGGCCATGTTCTTCCCATCCTATCTCATACCAGCTCTTACACTTGGAAAACTTCTACTCATCTTTGGATTCTTAGAATTTCCAGGTCACTTCTTCTGAGAACCTTTAATGACCAGCCCCTACCCTCCACAAATCAATATATACATGTAAAGTTAGGTCTCCTTGATGCATGCTTTACGGTGCTCTTTATATTCAGCTGTCACTTTGTGATTAATTACCTGTTAAATATCTGCATCCCTTTCTAAGGATTTAAGGCCCACAAAGGAAAGGGACTGCCTCTGTTTTGCTTGCTGCTGAATTTTCAGCACAGATACAGCTTTCAGCATTGAGAGGACACTCACCAAACAAATGAAGTCCCCAGGTAAATCTTGGACCTAAACTGGATATCTCCACTCAGATGCTGTATAACTACCACAAACTTAATGTGAGAAAGTGAACCCATCAACATATACCTGGGCCTGCTCCTGAATGACAACCATGCACCCAGCCTATTAAGTACTatcatcttctttcttttttctttttggaattgGAAATTGAAATCAGGGCAGTTTACCAATGAGTCacattcctagtcctttttatttttgagatatggtctcactaagttgttgaggatctctcttaagttgctgaggatggcctcaagcttataatcctcctgtctcagtctcctgagctactgggattacaggcatgtgccaccttgcctggcAAAGTCCtgccatccatccatttatttatttatttatttatttatttattctggggaattgaacccagagtgcttaaccacttagccacattcccagacatttttattttttattctgaaacagaGTTTCGTTAAGTTGCTatgggaattacaggcatgtgccactgcacccagctagtcCTGCTATTCTTGATCCCTCCTTCTTCCTCAACATCTGATAACTCATCATATTTGCTTCCCTGATATGTTTATAATCTGCTGGTGTCCTAGTTTGGTCCTTAATATTTCTCCTATGCCCTAGGAGTAGTAAGTAGATCCCTGACTTTAGTAATCTatgtgagagaaacaaaataaaataaaaccagacaaaaatcaaaagaactaaaatgacAATAGAACAAACTAATGCTTCTAGAAAACTTTGAAAACTGCTATAGCAAGATGCTAAGGGAGGTCAGAGAAGGAAACTGACCAACATTCTGACTGAAGGGAAAGAGGATTTTTCATGAAGAGCTGACAAAATGTTTGGATTAAGACAATGACATAATATACACAAATTAAATTCTTCCTTCAAAATCACAGAGCTTTTTCTGCTCTGTCAGTGTGGTTCCAATGATGGGCTTTGCTTCACCCTAAACCACAgaagaaccaaaagaaaaaaaaaaaatcacaagaatccCAAACCTTATGAACAAAGTGAGGTCTTGCACCCTATCTGGGAACCCAGTCCATACTAGTTCTGAGGGCCCTAGAGTAAGAGAAGCAAAATCTCATCTTTGGCATTTGAGATATGATATTGGGGCAGAGGTGGGAATAGAAATCAAAGGAAGGCTGCATCAGCTGTATCAGATGTTTGAGGCCTTCGCTCTCAATTCTTCACCCTTAAATAATGGACAGCCATATCTCCTCTCTATGGAATACAAAGCAACATCCATTTTTCTGTGTATGTGACCATGTAAGCACCATTTGTTTCACACCAGGAAAGATGTGTCCCAAATCTCAACTTTTGTGCCATAAGGTGATACAAGGAATTGGAAGGTGGAAGGTCTACTCAAGTAAAGACTCAGCACCTGTCCTCCTACCACCTGCTCCCCAGCCCTACCTCACCATCCAGGGTTAGCCCAAATGCCTCCCTGTTCTGCAATGGGAGTCTCAGATTCTCTGCCCTTAGGAATAGGGTAGGAATAAAGGGAGCTGGTTAGGACTGAGAATCTGGCCACAGAAGCGTTCTTGGTACCTTTAGCCTGCTAAGTGGAAAGCAGGGGCCATAGAGGAGCTGTCACTGAAATAAAAGACTTTAGCAGAGCTGGATCAGGAAATTTAAAAGTATAGCAATTATGAGGTAGGGATCTTCAGGAAAATTTTGCTACCCAATAACATATTTCTAATAACTGAAGCACATGGTAGTTAGAAATAATTTCCTGTGGTATAAAATCAAAATTCCACAGCATCATCTCCAAACCACTTACAATCTGACCTCAGCTACCCCCAGTTCctaatagtaatctacttgcagccCTGTTGGTATCCTTCCAGTTCTCTGAACAGTCCCTTCTAGCAAAGGGAAAGTTCCTACGTCTTTGCCTTTGTTTACAGCCTTCACCTGGACAATGATATTTTTAACAACAGCTAATATTAGAAGGTTCATTAGGTGTCAGATACAGTACATTACATCACTTAATATTGCCAGCAACCGTGAGAGatgcttttcctaattttatacaTGAGTTAACTACAGCTCAAAGAGGTCACATGACTTGTTAGTacgtggcagagctgggattcaagcccaggtttctgGTTTCAAAGCCTGAGCTTTTAACTGTTTATTCCACTACTGATCCCTATACTGGGTTCTAGGCATATTACAAGGAGTAGAGAAAAAAAGACATGTTTCCTGGTTTTAAAAAGCTTACAATGCACCAGCGACCATGTCCATTCAAAGTGGCAGATGCCTTAATCAACTGTGTGAGGTACTAAGTAGGCAGAAACAGGGCCACCTGTGGGGTTGCACTACATCTTCTAGCCACTAGAAGGTATCCTCTTTGGTCAAGTTAGTCCCCCCCATTTAACTGTCAGGCTGATGTGTGGGAAGATAGCATGACAGGGCAGGCTACATTCTGACCACTAGGACAAAAGGGAGAAAGTAAGCCTGCCAGCTGGCAGCTCAAGAGGCAGAGGGGAAGGGTAATGACCAGATCCTTGAGGTCCAGGATCTGATCTAAGGTGAGCCATGGCCTGGGAGGTAGTGGCTGCAAGCACAGGAAACCCTGGTGTCTGACTGAAGGTACTGGTTGCTGTAGTGGCCTGTGGAGACAGGTGAATGGTACTATATGCAGGGTTTCATCTTTCAAGAGGTGACCTGTACCCTCCATTTTTTCAAAAGGTGGTAGTTTGAGAAACCCTTTTTGGTGAGAGGTGGAGGCACTTACTAGGGTACTTACCTGGATACACTGATTGTTGCTGTCTGCTACCACAATTCGACCACTGCTAGCTGCAGACACGCCTTGTAAATTAGTGAATTCACCCTTCTCTCTTCCACGACTGCCTGGGGGAGGGATGAGAGAGGAAAGGATATCATTTTGAACCTCCTCTCCTCCTTGCCCcaccccttgcctgggccctccCCCATCTGGCTCTACCCTTGTCCATCTGTACCAACACGGAAGACGAGCTCGTCCTCAATTGGGTTCTCCTTCCGTTTGCCACCTGTGCTGTACATGGAGCTGGGCCTACGCACCGCCTTCTGGCGCACATGGCTGCCTGGTCCACCAGGGGACTTGACACGGCGCTTCACGTCGTCAGGGGAAGGTGGCAGGTCCCCAGGACGCAGGGCACGAACACGGAAGGGGCTGCCACGCACTGGCTGCCCGTAGAGCAGCACTGAGAGGAGCAGCTCGCCTTCGGTGCGTGCAGTGTACACTAGCTCATAAGTGCCGTTCTTGTGGTCCACCACCGGCACTGGAAGGCGCGTGCCATCCGGGCCTGTGATCTCTGCTCGCAGCTCAGCGCTGCCTGTGCGCACCAGCCGCCCATCTTTGTCTTTGGTAGTGACAGTGAGCGAGGCGGGTTGGCCCACTAGTGCCTGGCGCAGACCCTCGCCTGTGGCCACTGTCTCGTGTGCAGTGGCACTGGTGGTGAGCAATGCGCCCAGATTAAGCACCGATCTTCGCAGCCCATCAACCTCAAGGACCAGTTCTAGTTGTGCATTCTCATGTGGCCGTTCCGGGAAGGCCTGAGCTGCCAGAGCTGCCAGCCTCTCTCGCATGTGCTTGCGCACCAGTAACACCTCCGGGGCAGAACCCAGACGCAGTGCCTGCTCCGCGAAGCTGCAGCTACTGCCGATGTGCTCCTGACCCTGGCGCAGTGTGTCTAACTGGGTTTGCAACACCTGAGGAGGCGAGAGGGGAGGAATGGCTGTGCAGACTGGCACCAAGGGAAACTCTGCAACTACTGATGAACTTAAATAGTACCATGgcatgaaagaaaaacaaagagatgTATGTGGATAAGGGAGATGCCGACAGCATCTATAAGGCCATGTTAGGAGACAGAAAACAGAGGTTGGGTAAAGGGAAGGCTGCTGTGGAAGATGTGGATGGGGAGGGCAATGGAGGCAAGTAGGCATCTCACAATAGACAATGATTGGAAAGGGTAAGCAGACACACCTTCTGCTTGGCCCCACAAATAGTCTCCAAGTCGCTGACCAGAGCCTGCTTGCGCTGCTGTAGCGCTTGCTCCAGGTCCTCGAAGGCTGCACTGATCTGGGCCAGGGCTTCTGCCTTTCGCTCTTGCAACTGCTGGCTGATGCCCCCAACTAAGGCAATAGCTGTAGACAACTGGGGCAAGCTGGGGAATGGAAACATCTCATAAAACAGACCATCCCTTTTCCCTGAGGACCCTAACTGCTACCCTCTGGGAGATCCTTAATTGATACTTTCTTGAGACTTCTATTTCTGCCCTCCCagaccctttctctcccctccccaggacaccaaccCTGCCACTATTGAGATACCATCACCACAGCCTCACCAGCCTTGGGCCCCACCAAGTGCCTACCGGCCACGCACAGCCTCAAGTTGGCGCTGCAGGGCTGCCTTGTGCTGCTCCACCACGTCCCGCAGCAGCACTGTGCCATGTTCCCGATGCTCTCCTGCGCGGCACTCTCCGCACATGGCTGTCTCACAGGCCTCACAGTAAAATTCCATCGTCTGGCGGTACAAGTACTCTGGTGAGGCAACAGCCAAACTCTACAACTCTTTTGCCCTCTCCCCTTCCCATATGCCCTCCATGCCCCTCACCTTCCAAGTGCACCCCCTACCTGGACACTCATCTAGAGAAACACCTCTCACCCACAGTCACTTGGCTCCCTGCCAttgcctttcctcctcctcccaccccaAGTCCTGGCCTCACTGGGCCTCGCTTGGGCCCACCTTGCCTTCATGG
Encoded proteins:
- the Trim3 gene encoding tripartite motif-containing protein 3 isoform X2, with amino-acid sequence MEAMQQAPDGAHDPEDPHPLSAVAGRPLSCPNHEGKTMEFYCEACETAMCGECRAGEHREHGTVLLRDVVEQHKAALQRQLEAVRGRLPQLSTAIALVGGISQQLQERKAEALAQISAAFEDLEQALQQRKQALVSDLETICGAKQKVLQTQLDTLRQGQEHIGSSCSFAEQALRLGSAPEVLLVRKHMRERLAALAAQAFPERPHENAQLELVLEVDGLRRSVLNLGALLTTSATAHETVATGEGLRQALVGQPASLTVTTKDKDGRLVRTGSAELRAEITGPDGTRLPVPVVDHKNGTYELVYTARTEGELLLSVLLYGQPVRGSPFRVRALRPGDLPPSPDDVKRRVKSPGGPGSHVRQKAVRRPSSMYSTGGKRKENPIEDELVFRVGSRGREKGEFTNLQGVSAASSGRIVVADSNNQCIQVFSNEGQFKFRFGVRGRSPGQLQRPTGVAVDTNGDIIVADYDNRWVSIFSPEGKFKTKIGAGRLMGPKGVAVDRNGHIIVVDNKSCCVFTFQPNGKLVGRFGGRGATDRHFAGPHFVAVNNKNEIVVTDFHNHSVKVYSADGEFLFKFGSHGEGNGQFNAPTGVAVDSNGNIIVADWGNSRIQVFDSSGSFLSYINTSAEPLYGPQGLALTSDGHVVVADAGNHCFKAYRYLQ
- the Trim3 gene encoding tripartite motif-containing protein 3 isoform X1, giving the protein MAKREDSPGPEVQPMDKQFLVCSICLDRYRCPKVLPCLHTFCERCLQNYIPAQSLTLSCPVCRQTSILPEQGVSALQNNFFISSLMEAMQQAPDGAHDPEDPHPLSAVAGRPLSCPNHEGKTMEFYCEACETAMCGECRAGEHREHGTVLLRDVVEQHKAALQRQLEAVRGRLPQLSTAIALVGGISQQLQERKAEALAQISAAFEDLEQALQQRKQALVSDLETICGAKQKVLQTQLDTLRQGQEHIGSSCSFAEQALRLGSAPEVLLVRKHMRERLAALAAQAFPERPHENAQLELVLEVDGLRRSVLNLGALLTTSATAHETVATGEGLRQALVGQPASLTVTTKDKDGRLVRTGSAELRAEITGPDGTRLPVPVVDHKNGTYELVYTARTEGELLLSVLLYGQPVRGSPFRVRALRPGDLPPSPDDVKRRVKSPGGPGSHVRQKAVRRPSSMYSTGGKRKENPIEDELVFRVGSRGREKGEFTNLQGVSAASSGRIVVADSNNQCIQVFSNEGQFKFRFGVRGRSPGQLQRPTGVAVDTNGDIIVADYDNRWVSIFSPEGKFKTKIGAGRLMGPKGVAVDRNGHIIVVDNKSCCVFTFQPNGKLVGRFGGRGATDRHFAGPHFVAVNNKNEIVVTDFHNHSVKVYSADGEFLFKFGSHGEGNGQFNAPTGVAVDSNGNIIVADWGNSRIQVFDSSGSFLSYINTSAEPLYGPQGLALTSDGHVVVADAGNHCFKAYRYLQ
- the Trim3 gene encoding tripartite motif-containing protein 3 isoform X3, whose protein sequence is MGPTTPRTPTPSALWLAALFPAPTMKTMEFYCEACETAMCGECRAGEHREHGTVLLRDVVEQHKAALQRQLEAVRGRLPQLSTAIALVGGISQQLQERKAEALAQISAAFEDLEQALQQRKQALVSDLETICGAKQKVLQTQLDTLRQGQEHIGSSCSFAEQALRLGSAPEVLLVRKHMRERLAALAAQAFPERPHENAQLELVLEVDGLRRSVLNLGALLTTSATAHETVATGEGLRQALVGQPASLTVTTKDKDGRLVRTGSAELRAEITGPDGTRLPVPVVDHKNGTYELVYTARTEGELLLSVLLYGQPVRGSPFRVRALRPGDLPPSPDDVKRRVKSPGGPGSHVRQKAVRRPSSMYSTGGKRKENPIEDELVFRVGSRGREKGEFTNLQGVSAASSGRIVVADSNNQCIQVFSNEGQFKFRFGVRGRSPGQLQRPTGVAVDTNGDIIVADYDNRWVSIFSPEGKFKTKIGAGRLMGPKGVAVDRNGHIIVVDNKSCCVFTFQPNGKLVGRFGGRGATDRHFAGPHFVAVNNKNEIVVTDFHNHSVKVYSADGEFLFKFGSHGEGNGQFNAPTGVAVDSNGNIIVADWGNSRIQVFDSSGSFLSYINTSAEPLYGPQGLALTSDGHVVVADAGNHCFKAYRYLQ